The genomic window GAGGCCGCGCAGGAGGCCGTGGCCCGCCGGAAAGACGGGGAGACGCTGCTGTTGCTGGGGCAGGTCCACTTGGCTCGCGGGGAGAGCGCCCTGGCCGTGCCCGTGCTCAAGGATGCCAGCGCCTACCTGCCCGGCGACCTGCATGTGCGGGAGGCCCTGGCCGAGGCCTACCTCCTGCAGGATGAGCGCCCCAAGGCCTTCGCCATCCTCCATGAGCTGCTCCTGCAGAACCCGGGGGATCCGCAGCTGCTGCTGATGCTGGATGCCGAGACCCACTCCCAGCTTCGGGAGGCCCGGGACGGCAAGCCCGGCACCCAGACCCTGCTGGACGAGGCCGAGACCCTTCTGGACGAGGACCAGCTGGAATCCGCGGCCCTCCTCCTGAAGCGCGCCCGCCGCAAGGGCCGGAGCCAGCGCCTCGAATGGCTCGAGCTGCGCCTGGCCTTCCTCCGTCAGCCCGAAAAGACCCTGAAGGCCGCCCTCGACTTCGCCTGCTCCGACCGCCACCCCCGCCTGTGCTTCCTGGCCCTGCGCCTGGTGCTCGAACACCTCATGGCCCAGAAGCGGGAGCCGGAGATCGCCCGGGCCCTGGACGCCTTCCTCACCCGGCATCCCAAGAGCAGCGGCGCCTGGGAAGCCGCCCTCATGCGCCTGGCCTACCGCCTCATGAACGGCCAGGTCACCGAGCAGGACCTCGTCGAGGTCCGCCGCCTCCACGCCCACCCCCTGCCCGGCCTGGAACCCCGCGCCCGCACCCTGCTGGGCCAGTACCTGCTGGCCCTGAAGCACCACCAGGATGTGCTGGACCTGCTGGACCCCCTCCTGGAAAAAGAGCCCACCCTCATCAACCATTTCCAGCTGGGCGCGGCCCTGGCGGGCCTGGGCGAGCGGGAGGAGGCCCGGACCCTGCTCAAGACCGGCCTGGAGGCCGACCCCGGGGACCTCAACGAATCGCAGGCCAAGGGCGTCCGGTCCCAGATCCGGGGCCTCATGAAGGAATTGGACGAACCGCCCCAGCCGTGACCAGGGCCACAGCCTATTAAGTTGACAATTTTGGTCGAGATTTCAGAATGGATGAGGAGCATGTCCCAGCCGCGGGTAGGCGCACCCGCCCCCACGGCCTGGATGTGCCTCACGGGAGACGGCGATGAGCACCACCTTGAATGTGGTCACCAGCCAGGAATACAAGTACGGCTTCGTGACGGACATCGAGGCGGACAGCGTCGCGGCCGGGCTCAACGAGGATGTGATCCGCTTCATCTCGGCCAAGAAGGGTGAGCCCGACTGGCTGCTGGAGTTCCGCCTCAAGGCCTACCGGCATTGGCTGACCATGACCGAGCCCGAGTGGGCCAAGGTCGACTATCCGAAGCCCGACTTCCAGAAGATCGTCTACTACAGCGCCCCCCGGCCCAAGGCACCCAAGTACGCCTCCATGGACGAGGTGGATCCCGAACTGAAGCGCACCTTCGAGAAGCTCGGCGTCCCCCTCCATGAGCAGGAGGCCCTGGCGGGCGTGGCCGTGGATGTGGTCTTCGACTCCGTCAGCGTGACCACCACCTACCGGGAGAAGCTGGCCACGGTGGGCATCATCTTCTGCAGCTTCAGCGAGGCCGTGAAGTCCCACCCGGACCTGGTGAAGCAGTACCTGGGCAGCGTGGTGCCCCCCTCCGACAACTTCTACGCCGCCCTCAACAGCGCCGTGTTCACGGACGGCAGCTTCGTCTTCATCCCCAAGGGCGTGGCCTGCCCCATGGATCTGAGCACCTACTTCCGCATCAACAACAAGGAGTCGGGCCAGTTCGAGCGCACGCTGATCGTGGCCGAGGAGGGCGCCAGCGTCAGCTACCTGGAAGGCTGCACCGCGCCCCAGTTCGACACCAATCAGCTGCATGCGGCCGTGGTGGAACTCGTGGCCCTGGATCATGCCTCCATCAAATACAGCACCGTGCAGAACTGGTACGCCGGCGACAAGAACGGCGTGGGCGGCATCTTCAACTTCGTCACCAAGCGCGGCCTCTGCAAGGGCAAGGGCTCCCACATCAGCTGGACCCAGGTGGAGACCGGCAGCGCCATCACCTGGAAGTACCCCAGCTGCGTGCTGCTGGGCGACGACAGCATCGGCGAGTTCTACAGCGTGGCCCTCACCAACCACAAGCAGCAGGCCGACACCGGCACCAAGATGATCCACATCGGCCGCAACACGAAGAGCACCATCGTCAGCAAGGGCATCAGCGCCGGCGAGAGCTCCAACAGCTACCGCGGCCTGGTGAAGGTGCAGCCGAAAGCCGAGGGCGCCCGCAACTTCAGCCAGTGCGACTCCATGCTCATCGGCCAGGCCTGCAGCGCCAGCACCTTCCCCTACATCGAGGTGCTGAACCGCAGCGCCCAGGTGGAGCACGAGGCCACCACCAGCAAGATCGGGGAAGAGCAGCTGCTCTACTTCCAACAGCGTGGCATCCCGGCTGAGGAGGCCATCAGCATGATCATCAACGGCTTCTGCAAGGATGTCTTCCGCGAACTCCCCATGGAGTTTGCCGTCGAAGCCACCAAGCTGCTGTCGCTCAAGCTCGAAGGAAGTGTCGGATGACCCTCGGAGTGCCCATGCTGTCCATAAAAAGCCTCACCGCCTCGATCAACGGCACGCCGGTGCTGAAGGGGATCGACCTGGAGATCAAGGCCGGGGAGATCCACGCCATCATGGGCCCCAACGGCTCGGGCAAATCCACCCTCGGCAAGGTGCTGGTGGGCCATCCGGCCTACGAAGTCACCGGCGGCGAGGTGCTCTTCGAGGGTCGGAACCTCTTCGAGCTCGAGCCCGATGCCCGCGCGCGCGCGGGGATCTTCATGGGCTTCCAGCACCCCATCGAGGTGCCCGGCGTGAGCAACGCCGCCTTCCTGCGTCTGGCCTACAACAAGAAGGCCGAGGCCGAGGGCCGCGACGAGCTGGATCCCCTCGAGTTCGACGACTTCATCCACGAGAAGATCAAGCTCGTGGCCATGCGCGAGGAGTTCCTGGACCGCAGCCTCAACGAAGGCTTCTCAGGCGGCGAGAAGAAGCGCAACGAGATCCTCCAGATGGCCGTGCTGGAACCCAAGCTGGCCATCCTGGACGAGCTGGACAGCGGCCTGGACATCGACGCCCTGCGGGTGCTCGGCGACGCCGTGAACAAGCTCCAGCGCGCGGACCGTGCCCTGCTGATCATCACCCACTTCCCCCGCATCCTGGAGACCATCCAGCCCCAGTTCGTGCATGTGCTCTCCGGCGGCCGCATCCTCAAGAGCGCCGGCAAGGAGCTGGCCACGGAGCTCGAGGACCGAGGCTATGACTGGGTCCTGGAAGAGGCCGCCGCCGGGGGCGCCCGATGACCACGGTCGCCGCTGGTTCCAACCTGCTGGTGGATCTGCTCAGCGGGCCCCGGCCCGCTGAGTGGGAGACCCTGCGGGTGGAGGCGGAGGTTCGCCTGGCGGGCCGGGACCTGCCCACCACCGCCGACGAGGACTGGAAATACACGGATCTGAAGCCCCTCTCTGGCCTCAGTTTTGGACCCGCCCCCAAGGCCGCCGTCGACATCAGCGGCCACCTGCTCCCCGAAATGGTGGGCACGCGTCAGGTCTTCGTGAACGGGCACCACGCCCCCCATGCCAGCTGCACCTCGGCCGTGCCGGCCGGCGTGCGCTTCTTCCCCATGTCCACTGCCAGCGAGGCCTGCCACGCGCTCGGCAGTGTGGGGGCCGGCACGG from Geothrix sp. includes these protein-coding regions:
- a CDS encoding tetratricopeptide repeat protein, which gives rise to MANDLPGSYCQNCLTWNPGDRETCVKCGTRLLILAGDQTWEDEPEEAEGGEDLEEHLLERITGLEETLRRVETYLETVSDQLGKLERSEVMLRNGLMALVQEMEQKRQLDAHAFSERWEHLVEENLNLISARELFTRYRARILPIARPKSMSQLKRALLETTALLESADLPGAAQRLGQALPLDPKNYELIFTVASLHEAAQNFEEAESLARKAVGLSPRHFEAWMLLAKLLQELPERADQAIEAMHQAADLRPDDPEPRMMLAELLLEQEDLQGALEAAQEAVARRKDGETLLLLGQVHLARGESALAVPVLKDASAYLPGDLHVREALAEAYLLQDERPKAFAILHELLLQNPGDPQLLLMLDAETHSQLREARDGKPGTQTLLDEAETLLDEDQLESAALLLKRARRKGRSQRLEWLELRLAFLRQPEKTLKAALDFACSDRHPRLCFLALRLVLEHLMAQKREPEIARALDAFLTRHPKSSGAWEAALMRLAYRLMNGQVTEQDLVEVRRLHAHPLPGLEPRARTLLGQYLLALKHHQDVLDLLDPLLEKEPTLINHFQLGAALAGLGEREEARTLLKTGLEADPGDLNESQAKGVRSQIRGLMKELDEPPQP
- the sufB gene encoding Fe-S cluster assembly protein SufB; this encodes MSTTLNVVTSQEYKYGFVTDIEADSVAAGLNEDVIRFISAKKGEPDWLLEFRLKAYRHWLTMTEPEWAKVDYPKPDFQKIVYYSAPRPKAPKYASMDEVDPELKRTFEKLGVPLHEQEALAGVAVDVVFDSVSVTTTYREKLATVGIIFCSFSEAVKSHPDLVKQYLGSVVPPSDNFYAALNSAVFTDGSFVFIPKGVACPMDLSTYFRINNKESGQFERTLIVAEEGASVSYLEGCTAPQFDTNQLHAAVVELVALDHASIKYSTVQNWYAGDKNGVGGIFNFVTKRGLCKGKGSHISWTQVETGSAITWKYPSCVLLGDDSIGEFYSVALTNHKQQADTGTKMIHIGRNTKSTIVSKGISAGESSNSYRGLVKVQPKAEGARNFSQCDSMLIGQACSASTFPYIEVLNRSAQVEHEATTSKIGEEQLLYFQQRGIPAEEAISMIINGFCKDVFRELPMEFAVEATKLLSLKLEGSVG
- the sufC gene encoding Fe-S cluster assembly ATPase SufC; the protein is MLSIKSLTASINGTPVLKGIDLEIKAGEIHAIMGPNGSGKSTLGKVLVGHPAYEVTGGEVLFEGRNLFELEPDARARAGIFMGFQHPIEVPGVSNAAFLRLAYNKKAEAEGRDELDPLEFDDFIHEKIKLVAMREEFLDRSLNEGFSGGEKKRNEILQMAVLEPKLAILDELDSGLDIDALRVLGDAVNKLQRADRALLIITHFPRILETIQPQFVHVLSGGRILKSAGKELATELEDRGYDWVLEEAAAGGAR